One Halobacterium zhouii genomic region harbors:
- a CDS encoding DUF63 family protein, producing the protein MTFPETDYERAWTAAVAVALAALVGGSLLFQDAVYGGFIWHYFWGPVYADAQGAACAAWNGGAVELLYSTRACAAASEPVAYPGYTLVSEAGYAITLLVALVGVSFLLDRLRVGEDTRFLYALFPFVLLGGALRVVEDANNAAELAGAERFLDYPLNALIISPVIYFVMFAITLAAVVACVYLARRTDVIEDYYRPLAGVGTALLAANLAGLSYLAVTTEYVTFVPAFTVLTLGIATAITAAVWWYVRRGLPSVYRGTETAGALVLWGHAIDGVANVLGLDWGAELGYPRGDLGSKHPLNQYIVDLTHSILPESIIHYTGDTWPFILVKIVAVLFVLSLFDDDLAEESPRYTTLMLIAVLAVGLGPGTRDMLRATFGI; encoded by the coding sequence ATGACCTTCCCCGAGACCGACTACGAGCGCGCGTGGACCGCGGCCGTCGCGGTCGCACTCGCCGCCCTCGTCGGCGGGTCGCTGCTCTTCCAGGACGCCGTCTACGGCGGCTTCATCTGGCACTACTTCTGGGGGCCCGTGTACGCGGACGCCCAGGGCGCGGCCTGTGCGGCCTGGAACGGCGGCGCCGTCGAACTGCTGTACAGCACGCGAGCGTGTGCCGCCGCGAGCGAACCCGTCGCGTACCCCGGCTACACGCTCGTCTCCGAAGCCGGCTACGCGATCACTCTGCTCGTCGCGCTCGTCGGCGTTAGCTTCCTGCTCGACCGACTCCGCGTCGGCGAGGACACTCGCTTCCTGTACGCGCTGTTCCCGTTCGTGCTGCTGGGCGGCGCGCTCCGCGTCGTCGAGGACGCCAACAACGCCGCCGAACTCGCGGGCGCAGAACGGTTCCTCGACTATCCGCTGAACGCGCTCATCATCAGCCCCGTCATCTACTTCGTGATGTTCGCCATCACGCTCGCCGCGGTCGTCGCGTGCGTCTACCTCGCGCGCCGCACCGACGTCATCGAGGACTACTACCGGCCGCTCGCCGGCGTCGGCACCGCCCTCCTCGCCGCGAACCTCGCGGGCCTCTCGTATCTCGCCGTCACCACCGAGTACGTCACGTTCGTCCCCGCGTTCACCGTGCTCACGCTCGGCATCGCCACCGCCATCACCGCCGCCGTCTGGTGGTACGTCCGCCGCGGCCTCCCGAGTGTCTACCGCGGCACCGAGACTGCCGGCGCGCTCGTCCTCTGGGGGCACGCCATCGACGGCGTCGCAAACGTCCTCGGCCTCGACTGGGGCGCCGAACTCGGCTACCCGCGCGGAGATCTGGGCTCCAAACACCCCCTCAACCAGTACATCGTCGACCTCACGCACAGCATCCTGCCCGAGTCCATCATCCACTACACCGGCGACACCTGGCCGTTCATCCTCGTCAAAATCGTCGCCGTCCTCTTCGTCCTCTCCCTCTTCGACGACGACCTCGCCGAAGAGAGCCCGCGCTATACGACTCTCATGCTCATCGCCGTCCTCGCCGTCGGCCTTGGCCCCGGCACCCGAGACATGCTACGAGCAACCTTCGGCATCTAA